A window of the Dioscorea cayenensis subsp. rotundata cultivar TDr96_F1 chromosome 14, TDr96_F1_v2_PseudoChromosome.rev07_lg8_w22 25.fasta, whole genome shotgun sequence genome harbors these coding sequences:
- the LOC120276217 gene encoding uncharacterized protein At4g15970-like, which yields MVDNTVIVTTVNGAWPETEAMLKLFAESLRIGDGTEHLLRHLLVVAMDLRALAMCKSLHVFDHCLYLESVLIRNRDLRKNRIMMLEKIHLLSSVLDLGYSFIFTDLDVLWLRNPLRQFSPSAHLSISSDYYNGNPWDMNNLANTGFFYAKSNAFTIEFYKYWYMSRALYPGLSDNTLFNKIKMSAYVQELGIQINHLDTDYFGGFCQQSEDVRKVITVHANCCAGLEDKLHDLRVVVEDWRKYKNGSVEIGGFKWRVPLNCHL from the exons ATGGTAGATAACACTGTGATAGTCACAACAGTGAATGGAGCATGGCCGGAAACAGAGGCAATGCTAAAGCTTTTCGCTGAGAGTCTTCGCATCGGCGACGGCACCGAGCATCTTCTCCGGCATCTTTTGGTGGTGGCCATGGACTTGAGAGCTCTTGCAATGTGCAAGTCTTTGCATGTTTTTGACCATTGCTTATATTTGGAGTCAGTATTGATAAGGAACAGAGATTTAAGGAAGAACAGGATAATGATGTTggaaaaaattcatttattaaGCTCAGTTCTTGATCTTGGTTACAGCTTTATCTTCACG GATTTGGATGTGTTGTGGCTGAGGAACCCATTGAGGCAATTCTCACCAAGTGCTCATCTATCAATCAGCAGTGATTACTACAATGGCAACCCTTGGGACATGAATAACTTGGCCAACACTGGCTTCTTCTATGCCAAATCCAATGCATTTACCATTGAGTTTTACAAGTATTGGTACATGAGTAGAGCATTATACCCAGGCCTCAGTGACAATACACTGTTTAATAAGATTAAAATGAGTGCTTATGTTCAGGAACTGGGGATTCAAATCAATCACTTGGACACTGATTATTTTGGTGGGTTTTGTCAGCAAAGTGAAGATGTGAGGAAGGTGATCACAGTGCATGCAAACTGTTGTGCTGGTTTGGAGGATAAGTTGCATGATTTGAGGGTGGTTGTTGAGGATTGGAGAAAGTATAAAAATGGGTCTGTAGAGATTGGAGGGTTTAAGTGGAGGGTTCCTTTAAACTGTCATCTTTGA
- the LOC120275480 gene encoding small ribosomal subunit biogenesis GTPase RsgA 1, mitochondrial — protein sequence MPLLSPSSLLRHRPLLFAGAAATALPRRFSIISLSGARENPPKQLLKAKESIKSVPSLSPSLEPSGAVPKLLPTQAIGLVAAAQANFMRVIVESAGGPPDNPTIFNEDPRIGRELLCVVRALLKKIKRRVLVGDKVLVGSVDWTDRKGKIDDVFQRKSEMLDPPVANVDHLLVLFSMEQPRLEPFTLTRFLVEAESSGIPFALALNKSELVGEETLSAWNERLNSWGYKPLFCSVETKTGLAALEKILQGQTTVIAGPSGVGKSSLINTLRNTQHINDEEEMSYLKERMEGSKWFGDQRVGVVSKSGRGKHTTRHVSLLPLSGGGYLADTPGFNQPNLLKVTKRSLAETFPEIRQRLEAAKCAFNDCLHLGEKGCVVAADWERYQYYFQLLDEIKIREEFQLRTIGTKREGDVRYKVRDMGVKQAEPRLELKKHRRISRKRLNQSILNELDEEDWSDIEEGSW from the exons ATGCCGCTCCTCTCCCCTTCCTCCCTTCTACGCCACCGACCTCTCCTTTTCGCTGGCGCCGCTGCAACCGCTCTCCCCCGCCGGTTCTCCATCATCTCCTTATCCGGCGCCCGGGAGAACCCTCCGAAGCAACTCCTCAAGGCCAAGGAATCCATCAAGTCAGTCCCATCTCTCTCCCCCTCACTCGAACCCTCCGGCGCCGTCCCCAAGCTCCTCCCCACCCAGGCCATCGGCCTCGTTGCCGCTGCTCAGGCCAACTTCATGCGGGTCATCGTTGAGTCCGCTGGCGGCCCCCCAGATAATCCCACTATCTTCAACGAAGATCCACGTATTGGTAGAGAACTCCTTTGCGTTGTTAGGGCCCTGCTTAAGAAGATCAAGCGGAGAGTTTTGGTCGGAGATAAGGTGCTCGTTGGCTCGGTGGATTGGACTGATCGGAAGGGGAAGATTGATGATGTTTTTCAGAGGAAGTCTGAGATGCTTGATCCTCCAGTAGCGAATGTGGATCATTTGTTGGTGCTGTTCTCGATGGAGCAGCCGCGGTTGGAGCCGTTCACTCTGACGAGGTTCTTAGTGGAGGCTGAGTCTAGTGGGATTCCGTTCGCATTGGCGTTGAACAAGTCAGAACTTGTTGGAGAGGAG ACACTATCCGCATGGAATGAAAGACTTAATTCCTGGGGCTACAAACCATTATTTTGCAGTGTTGAGACTAAAACTGGCCTAGCTGCACTTGAGAAAATTTTGCAAGGACAGACTACTGTGATTGCTGGCCCAAGTGGCGTGGGGAAGTCCAGTCTTATTAATACCTTGAGAAACACTCAGCACattaatgatgaagaagaaatgagTTACTTGAAAGAACGT ATGGAAGGCAGTAAGTGGTTTGGCGATCAGCGGGTTGGCGTGGTATCTAAAAGTGGAAGAGGAAAGCATACAACAAGGCATGTTTCTTTACTACCACTCTCAGGTGGAGGTTATCTTGCTGATACTCCTGGATTCAACCAACCTAATCTTCTAAAAGTGACCAAGAGATCCCTTGCAGAAACATTTCCAGAG ATTAGGCAGAGGCTTGAGGCTGCAAAATGCGCATTCAATGATTGTTTGCATCTTGGTGAAAAGGGATGTGTTGTTGCTGCAGATTGGGAAAGATATCAATACTATTTCCAACTGCTCGATGAGATCAAGATCAGAGAGGAATTCCAATTAAGAACAATAGGAACTAAACGAGAAGGCGATGTTCG GTACAAGGTGAGAGACATGGGAGTAAAACAAGCAGAGCCGCGACTTGAACTTAAGAAACACAGACGAATATCTCGGAAGCGGCTCAACCAATCCATTCTCAACGAACTTGATGAGGAAGATTGGTCGGACATCGAAGAGGGTTCTTGGTAA